The nucleotide window ATCCGCGCTCAAGCGGCTCGGCAACCACCGAGGCCACGCGCGCGTTGTCGCTGCCCGAAACAATGTCCAGCTTGGTCGGCTTGATCAGTTCCTGCCAGTTCCTCTGGATCGTCACGGTATTGTCCTTTCAAATTAGCGGCCACGCGGCCGCTCCGCCGCAAACACAATAGAACTCCCGGCCCATCCAATCGGCCGGGAGGCTTCCAATCGTCTTGTTAGACGCGGCGCCGCTTGCGCGGACGGCAGCCATTGTGCGGGATCGACGTGACGTCACGGATCGAGGTGACGTTGAAGCCGGCAGCCTGCAGGGCGCGCAGAGCCGATTCACGGCCCGAACCGGGACCACGCACTTCGACCTCGAGGGTCTTCATGCCGTGTTCCTGCGCCTTCTTGGCGGCGTCTTCAGCAGCAACCTGGGCAGCATAAGGGGTCGACTTGCGCGAGCCCTTGAAACCCATCACGCCCGAGGACGACCACGAAATCGTGTTGCCCTGCATATCGGCGATGGTGATCATCGTGTTGTTGAAGGAGGCGTTCACGTGAGCGACGCCCGAAGTGATATTCTTGCGCTCCTTGCGACGGACGCGCGCGACTTCAGTCTTAGCCATTACTATCCTCTAGGATATCGGCGCTGCCGTAATGCCAGCAGCTCCACCACGGAAGAAACGGTCCAAGTCTGACCGGCCAGCTCTTGCGAACCCCGGAAAGGCTTGACCCGCTACTCCCAATTCAAACAACCGCCCCGCAATCGCGGGACAGGAATTACTTCTTCTTGCCGGCGATCGGCTTAGCCGGACCCTTGCGAGTACGAGCATTGGTATGGGTGCGCTGACCGCGAACCGGCAGGCCGCGACGGTGGCGCAGGCCACGATAGTTACCCAGGTCCATCAGGCGCTTGATGTTCATCGCAACATTGCGGCGCAGGTCACCTTCCACGACATAGTCGCGGTCGATGGCTTCACGGATCTGAATGACTTCAGCGTCGGTCAGCTCGTTGACGCGGCGCTCGGCGGGAATCCCGACCGTTTCAGTAATGTCCTTGGCGAACTTCTCGCCGATCCCGTGAATATACTGCAGCGCGATAACCACGCGCTTATTCGTCGGAATGTTGACGCCAGCAATACGAGCCACGTCTGCTCTCCTTCATTCACACGCGCCATCGCGGCGGGTGCCTTTAAACAACAAGGGACCGGATTTCGACCCCCAACTAAGGGAGAACCGAATCCAGCCCAATGATCCATGAGACTGGTGCGGTTCTTTAAGGATAAGACCGGGCGGAGTCAACTGCCCTTCCCGGCCTATTGTTTACTTGCCGAGCGCGCTCTTGATGGCTGCCGTCACATCATCGACAGGCGCCATGCCATCGACTGGCTTCAGGAGGCCCTTGCCGGCATAATATTCCACCAACGGCGCGGTCTGTTCCGAATAGACCCCGAGGCGCTTGCGCAGCACTTCCTCATTGTCATCGGCTCGGGCACCGCCCGACTCCTTGGCGCGGTTGATCACGCGCTTCACCAGCTCATCGGCCTCGGCCTTGATCTCGATGACGGCGTCGAGAGCGATTCCCTTGTCCGCCAGCAT belongs to Devosia sp. XK-2 and includes:
- the rpsK gene encoding 30S ribosomal protein S11; the encoded protein is MAKTEVARVRRKERKNITSGVAHVNASFNNTMITIADMQGNTISWSSSGVMGFKGSRKSTPYAAQVAAEDAAKKAQEHGMKTLEVEVRGPGSGRESALRALQAAGFNVTSIRDVTSIPHNGCRPRKRRRV
- the rpsM gene encoding 30S ribosomal protein S13, coding for MARIAGVNIPTNKRVVIALQYIHGIGEKFAKDITETVGIPAERRVNELTDAEVIQIREAIDRDYVVEGDLRRNVAMNIKRLMDLGNYRGLRHRRGLPVRGQRTHTNARTRKGPAKPIAGKKK